One window from the genome of Fodinicurvata sediminis DSM 21159 encodes:
- a CDS encoding TRAP transporter substrate-binding protein codes for MTTKNILSRFVTGGAAMGVGLAMTAGLAAAENWDMPTPYPEGNFHTQNIIQFAEDVEEATDGELTITVHSNGSLIEHGEIKNAVRGGQVPAGEFLLSLLANENPIYQIDAVPFLATGYEEAGKLWEVSREKTEELLAQQNLKVLFAVAWPPQGIYTTEKLESIDDLSGTSFRSYNNTTERLAQLAGAVPTQVEVPDLAQAFSTGRVEAMITSPSTGVNVKAWDFLNYYADTRAWLPKNIVVVNQDRFDALPSEVQEAVMAASEEAEARGWEMSMEETDTQTQALADNGIEVYEPNEELRASLLEIGETMSAEWAESAGEEGKKILDAFLAN; via the coding sequence ATGACGACCAAGAACATTCTGTCCCGCTTCGTTACCGGCGGCGCCGCCATGGGCGTCGGCCTGGCCATGACGGCCGGCCTTGCCGCCGCCGAGAACTGGGACATGCCCACCCCTTATCCCGAGGGCAACTTCCACACCCAGAACATCATCCAGTTTGCCGAGGACGTCGAGGAGGCCACCGATGGCGAACTGACCATCACGGTGCACTCGAACGGCTCGCTGATCGAACATGGCGAAATCAAGAACGCCGTGCGCGGCGGACAGGTCCCCGCGGGTGAGTTCCTGCTCTCGCTTCTGGCCAACGAGAATCCGATCTACCAAATTGATGCCGTTCCCTTCCTGGCAACGGGCTATGAAGAGGCTGGCAAGCTTTGGGAAGTCTCGCGCGAGAAGACCGAAGAGCTTCTGGCCCAGCAGAACCTGAAGGTGCTCTTTGCCGTGGCCTGGCCGCCGCAGGGCATCTACACCACTGAGAAGCTGGAATCCATCGACGACCTGAGCGGCACCAGCTTCCGCAGCTACAACAACACCACCGAGCGCCTGGCCCAGCTGGCCGGCGCCGTTCCCACCCAGGTCGAGGTTCCGGACCTGGCTCAAGCTTTCTCAACAGGCCGCGTCGAAGCCATGATCACCTCACCGTCCACCGGCGTGAACGTGAAGGCCTGGGACTTCCTGAACTACTACGCCGACACCCGCGCCTGGCTGCCCAAGAACATCGTGGTGGTCAACCAGGACCGCTTCGACGCCCTGCCTTCCGAAGTTCAGGAGGCCGTGATGGCCGCGTCCGAGGAAGCCGAGGCGCGCGGCTGGGAGATGTCCATGGAAGAGACGGATACCCAGACCCAGGCCCTGGCCGACAACGGCATCGAGGTCTATGAGCCGAATGAGGAACTGCGCGCCTCACTGCTTGAAATCGGCGAGACCATGTCTGCCGAATGGGCCGAGAGCGCCGGCGAAGAAGGCAAGAAGATCCTGGACGCCTTCCTCGCGAACTGA
- a CDS encoding MBL fold metallo-hydrolase, which translates to MTADYEILLQGNNLRLREGFLGLANVSLIHTTEGPMLFDVGHYVNRPGLLTALSARDLAPADIPFVFLSHLHFDHSLNIDLFPHAKVFVSQREWDYAAAPHEKDPFIPQMIRTQLEGFDLVFLEDEPELFPGVRTLAVPGHTPGSYALDLDTPDKGRVVIAGDAIKYPKEVVGRRCDMAFDTLEAGTESIERILAIADRIVPGHFPEMIRQSDGTFLWQDAASFELLVR; encoded by the coding sequence GTGACGGCAGACTATGAAATCCTGCTGCAGGGTAACAACCTGCGCCTGCGTGAAGGATTCTTGGGCCTGGCAAACGTCAGCCTCATACATACCACGGAAGGGCCCATGCTGTTCGACGTGGGCCATTACGTGAACCGTCCCGGCCTGTTGACTGCCCTGTCAGCGCGCGACCTGGCACCCGCCGACATTCCCTTCGTGTTCCTGTCGCACCTGCACTTCGACCACAGCCTGAACATCGACCTCTTCCCGCACGCAAAGGTCTTTGTCAGCCAGCGCGAATGGGACTATGCGGCCGCCCCGCACGAGAAGGATCCCTTTATCCCGCAGATGATCCGCACGCAGCTGGAAGGCTTTGACCTGGTGTTTCTCGAAGACGAGCCCGAGCTGTTTCCGGGCGTGCGTACGCTTGCGGTGCCCGGGCACACGCCGGGCTCCTATGCCCTGGACCTGGATACGCCCGACAAGGGCCGTGTGGTGATCGCCGGTGATGCCATCAAGTATCCCAAGGAGGTGGTCGGCCGGCGTTGCGACATGGCCTTCGATACCCTTGAGGCAGGCACCGAATCCATTGAACGCATTCTTGCCATCGCCGATCGTATCGTTCCGGGCCACTTCCCGGAAATGATCCGCCAGTCCGACGGTACCTTCCTGTGGCAGGATGCGGCGTCCTTCGAACTGCTGGTGCGCTGA
- a CDS encoding dienelactone hydrolase family protein, with protein sequence MKGPLYVTPPRGPEGTGYGRRTVLKGLAAAPLATGLANVLADPKLARAAANSLEEVSLTLSNGNQVTASLARPAETPAPAVLLIHEWWGLNDQIKTMAAEFAEQGYLALAVDLYGGEAAEAGDSETARSLMQAVDAEVATETLTAWTDWLKQHDDGTGQVATVGWCFGGAWSLNASIARPVDATVIYYGNVDRPVDKLEQLEGPVLGHFARQDQSITPEMVETFASRMDEAGQDLTLYWYDADHAFANPTGARYDEEDAAQAWERTLGFLKRQLQG encoded by the coding sequence ATGAAGGGACCGCTTTACGTGACACCGCCTCGGGGACCGGAAGGCACCGGATATGGGCGCCGGACCGTTCTGAAAGGCCTGGCAGCCGCACCCCTGGCCACGGGTCTCGCCAATGTGCTTGCCGATCCGAAGCTGGCGCGGGCCGCTGCGAACAGCCTGGAAGAAGTCTCCCTGACCCTGTCCAACGGTAACCAGGTCACCGCTTCCCTGGCGCGGCCGGCCGAAACCCCGGCGCCCGCCGTCCTGCTGATTCACGAATGGTGGGGGCTGAACGACCAGATCAAGACCATGGCCGCCGAATTCGCCGAACAGGGTTATCTGGCCCTGGCCGTCGACCTCTATGGAGGCGAGGCTGCCGAAGCCGGTGACAGTGAAACAGCACGCAGCCTTATGCAGGCCGTGGACGCAGAGGTGGCCACTGAAACCCTGACCGCCTGGACCGACTGGTTGAAGCAGCATGACGACGGCACCGGACAGGTGGCCACCGTCGGTTGGTGTTTCGGCGGCGCCTGGTCGCTCAATGCCTCCATTGCCAGACCGGTGGATGCGACGGTCATCTACTACGGCAACGTGGACCGCCCGGTCGATAAGCTGGAACAGCTAGAGGGGCCGGTGCTCGGCCACTTTGCCCGGCAGGACCAATCCATCACGCCGGAAATGGTGGAAACCTTCGCCAGCCGTATGGACGAGGCCGGGCAGGATCTGACGCTCTACTGGTACGATGCCGACCATGCCTTCGCCAATCCGACTGGCGCACGCTACGACGAGGAGGATGCCGCTCAGGCCTGGGAACGCACGCTGGGATTCCTGAAAAGGCAGCTTCAGGGCTGA
- the rpmB gene encoding 50S ribosomal protein L28: MARRCAFTGKGVQSGNNVSHANNKTRRRFMPNLQETSLYSDALASMVPLRLATSSIRTIEHKGGLDAYLLGTPNSKLGAEAVKIKRRIVRAAAAKESSAA, from the coding sequence ATGGCACGACGTTGCGCCTTCACCGGCAAGGGTGTCCAGAGCGGCAACAATGTAAGCCACGCCAACAACAAGACACGGCGTCGCTTCATGCCGAACCTGCAGGAAACCTCACTCTACAGCGATGCGCTGGCGAGCATGGTGCCCCTGCGTCTGGCGACCTCTTCCATCCGCACGATCGAGCACAAGGGCGGGCTCGATGCCTATCTGCTGGGCACGCCCAACAGCAAGCTCGGCGCCGAAGCCGTCAAGATCAAGCGCCGCATTGTCCGCGCAGCAGCCGCCAAGGAAAGCTCTGCTGCCTGA
- the trxA gene encoding thioredoxin TrxA, which yields MSTTQVTDSSFDEDVLKADRPVVVDFWAEWCGPCKMISPALEEIAQALDGKITVAKLNIDENPATPAKYGVRGIPTLMLFKDGAVSATKVGALPKNQLQSWIEEHI from the coding sequence ATGTCTACCACACAGGTCACGGACAGCAGTTTCGACGAGGATGTCCTTAAGGCGGACCGCCCGGTCGTCGTCGATTTCTGGGCCGAATGGTGCGGCCCCTGCAAGATGATTTCTCCAGCACTTGAGGAGATTGCACAGGCGCTGGACGGCAAGATCACCGTCGCCAAGCTGAACATCGACGAGAATCCCGCAACACCGGCCAAGTACGGCGTGCGCGGCATCCCGACACTGATGCTTTTCAAGGACGGAGCGGTCAGTGCCACCAAGGTCGGCGCCCTGCCCAAGAACCAGCTGCAGTCGTGGATCGAGGAACATATCTGA
- the addA gene encoding double-strand break repair helicase AddA, with protein MSSGTTSNAVAEDRQQRAQGASQRQRQAANPRSSAWVTASAGTGKTKVLTDRVLNLLLDGTPPNRIVCLTFTKAAAAEMRIRLARTLKDWATATPDKLEEALHALGHDRPAPDLLLRARQLFAAVLDAPGGIKIQTIHGFCQALLGRFPLEAGIAPHFRLVEERGQHDLLNAAREAVLAALGQPGEDALSDAIDQITALVGEEDFQGLVNNLIRERDRLARLLADLGSEEALLAAVARALEVEGQGASKDFLESACRDEAFAANELRQVANALMAGSKSDAKRGEVLASWLAQPPESRARDWETYLGVFFTTTGTLREKLAHKETLAILPTAAGSLESEAHRVEALQESIRALRVAESTSALLQLGLRILDTYEREKALRGLMDYEDLILKSRDLLSRPGISPWVLYKLDGGIDHFLVDEAQDTNPEQWEIVRLITADFFAGDSGHETAAGLDNRTVFAVGDAKQSIYSFQRAEPAAFARMQAYFAERARAARKHWASVDLIHSFRSCQAVLDLVDAVFESESMHAGVTFGRGWLPHDAVRVGQAGRVELWPAVSPREQESDSPWDLPLNRQEDDQPRARLASLLASRIQRWTAPAGSVREGDEAWLEARARPVAPGDILVLVRRRNAFVNELVRELKARNVPVAGVDRMVLTDQMAVMDLMALGQFLLLPEDDLNLAVVLRSPLIGLSEEQLFQLAWNRPGQGSLWRQLRRVAKEDAELQAARDTLEQLLAEADYRPPYEFYADLLARGGRQRLLARLGPDAADPLEEFLSLALAYESEYTPSLQGFLHWMESGEREIKRDLESNGGAVRIMTVHGAKGLQAPIVILPDTMQYTKPNPNLLWLDQPQGPSLPVWLPRKSMADAHCRTALETAEQQAEEEHRRLLYVALTRAEDRLYICGWETQRTTPETCWYKLVEPAMQAAGAKAVTFDFSTEIDNGWSGSGWRLDTPGTAPPDQTQDSPGRERPSAELPEWMLRPPPVEAEPPRPLTPSRPAQDDPAPRSPLQGSPGRIFRHGRLVHSLLEHLPELAPAEREPAGLSFLGQSAFGLEETERRAILEETLAVLDNPGFADFFGPNSRAEVPITGLLESAGHTRVISGQIDRMAVLTEEILVLDYKTNRPPPLTPDQVPTAYLRQMAAYAQVLSEVYPDRRIRCALLWTDGPNLMELPAESLSGHAP; from the coding sequence ATGAGCAGTGGAACCACAAGCAATGCCGTTGCAGAGGACCGCCAGCAGCGCGCGCAAGGCGCCTCGCAACGCCAGCGTCAGGCGGCCAATCCGCGCAGTTCCGCCTGGGTGACCGCCTCGGCCGGGACCGGCAAGACCAAGGTGCTGACCGACCGGGTGCTGAACCTGCTGCTGGATGGGACACCACCCAACCGCATCGTCTGCCTGACCTTCACCAAGGCAGCCGCCGCCGAGATGCGCATCCGCCTGGCCCGGACGCTGAAGGACTGGGCCACCGCCACGCCGGACAAGCTGGAAGAAGCGCTGCATGCGCTGGGGCACGACCGGCCGGCGCCCGACCTGCTTCTGCGTGCGCGTCAACTCTTCGCGGCCGTCCTGGATGCCCCCGGCGGCATCAAGATCCAGACCATTCACGGCTTCTGCCAGGCCCTGCTGGGGCGCTTCCCGCTGGAGGCCGGGATTGCGCCGCACTTCCGGCTGGTCGAGGAACGCGGGCAGCACGACCTGCTGAACGCGGCACGCGAGGCGGTCCTGGCGGCCCTGGGACAGCCTGGCGAAGACGCGCTGTCGGACGCAATCGACCAGATCACGGCCCTGGTGGGCGAAGAGGACTTCCAGGGCCTGGTGAACAACCTGATCCGCGAGCGTGACCGCCTGGCGCGCCTGCTGGCGGATCTGGGCTCGGAAGAGGCCCTGCTGGCAGCCGTGGCCCGTGCGCTCGAGGTTGAGGGGCAGGGGGCATCCAAGGATTTCCTGGAATCGGCCTGCCGCGACGAAGCCTTCGCCGCCAACGAGTTGCGCCAGGTGGCCAATGCCTTGATGGCCGGCAGCAAGAGCGACGCCAAACGCGGCGAAGTCCTCGCCTCCTGGCTGGCACAACCTCCCGAGTCGCGCGCCCGCGACTGGGAAACCTATCTGGGCGTCTTCTTCACGACGACAGGGACACTGCGCGAAAAACTGGCCCACAAGGAGACCCTGGCCATCCTGCCGACAGCGGCAGGCAGCTTGGAAAGCGAGGCCCATCGCGTGGAGGCCTTGCAGGAGTCCATACGCGCCCTGCGCGTGGCCGAATCCACTTCGGCCCTGCTGCAGCTGGGCCTGCGCATCCTGGATACCTACGAGCGCGAGAAGGCCCTGCGCGGCCTGATGGATTACGAGGACCTGATCCTGAAAAGCCGTGACCTGCTGTCCCGTCCCGGCATTTCGCCCTGGGTGCTCTACAAGCTGGACGGCGGCATCGACCACTTCCTGGTCGACGAGGCTCAGGACACCAACCCCGAGCAATGGGAAATCGTGCGCCTGATCACCGCCGACTTCTTTGCCGGCGACAGCGGCCATGAAACGGCGGCCGGCCTGGACAACCGCACGGTCTTCGCCGTGGGGGACGCCAAGCAGTCGATCTATTCCTTCCAGCGTGCCGAACCGGCGGCCTTTGCCCGCATGCAGGCCTATTTCGCAGAACGCGCCCGCGCCGCCCGGAAGCACTGGGCCTCGGTGGACCTGATCCACTCCTTTCGCTCCTGCCAGGCGGTACTGGATCTGGTGGATGCCGTTTTCGAAAGCGAAAGCATGCACGCCGGCGTCACCTTCGGACGCGGCTGGCTGCCACACGATGCCGTGCGCGTGGGCCAGGCGGGACGCGTCGAGCTCTGGCCGGCGGTCAGCCCGCGCGAACAGGAAAGCGATTCGCCTTGGGATCTGCCCTTGAATCGTCAGGAAGACGACCAGCCCCGCGCCCGTCTGGCCAGCCTGCTGGCAAGCCGCATCCAGCGCTGGACAGCACCGGCCGGCTCGGTCAGGGAGGGCGACGAGGCCTGGCTGGAGGCCCGCGCACGGCCCGTGGCACCGGGAGATATCCTGGTGCTGGTCCGACGGCGCAACGCCTTCGTGAACGAGCTCGTGCGCGAACTGAAGGCCCGCAACGTGCCAGTGGCCGGCGTCGATCGCATGGTCCTGACCGACCAGATGGCGGTCATGGATCTGATGGCCCTGGGCCAGTTCCTGCTGCTGCCCGAGGATGACCTGAACCTGGCCGTGGTGCTGCGCAGCCCCCTGATCGGTCTCAGCGAAGAGCAGCTCTTCCAGCTGGCCTGGAATCGCCCTGGGCAGGGCAGCCTGTGGCGCCAGCTGCGTCGCGTCGCCAAGGAAGATGCCGAACTGCAAGCCGCCCGGGACACATTGGAACAGCTCCTGGCGGAAGCGGACTATCGCCCGCCTTACGAATTCTATGCCGACTTGCTGGCCCGTGGCGGACGGCAGCGCCTGCTGGCCCGCCTTGGGCCCGATGCAGCGGACCCGCTGGAGGAATTCCTGTCTCTGGCGCTGGCCTATGAAAGTGAATACACGCCCTCGCTCCAAGGCTTCCTGCACTGGATGGAGTCGGGCGAGCGCGAGATCAAGCGCGACTTGGAAAGCAACGGCGGCGCCGTGCGCATCATGACGGTGCATGGCGCGAAGGGCCTGCAGGCCCCCATCGTGATCCTGCCCGACACCATGCAGTACACCAAGCCAAACCCCAACCTGCTGTGGCTGGACCAACCGCAAGGCCCCAGCCTTCCGGTCTGGCTGCCGCGCAAGTCCATGGCCGATGCACACTGCCGCACGGCCCTGGAAACGGCCGAACAGCAGGCAGAGGAGGAACACCGGCGCCTGCTCTATGTGGCCCTGACCCGGGCCGAGGACCGCCTTTATATCTGCGGCTGGGAAACACAGCGAACGACACCCGAAACCTGCTGGTACAAACTGGTCGAACCCGCCATGCAAGCCGCCGGCGCCAAGGCGGTCACCTTCGATTTCAGCACGGAGATCGACAATGGCTGGAGCGGCTCGGGTTGGCGCCTCGACACCCCCGGCACGGCGCCTCCCGACCAGACCCAGGATAGCCCAGGTCGCGAACGGCCCTCGGCGGAGTTGCCCGAGTGGATGTTGCGCCCGCCGCCTGTCGAGGCCGAACCGCCACGGCCCCTGACGCCTTCGCGTCCGGCGCAGGATGACCCTGCGCCCCGCTCGCCTCTGCAGGGCAGTCCTGGGCGCATCTTCCGGCACGGGCGCCTGGTCCACAGTCTTCTGGAGCACCTGCCCGAGCTTGCCCCGGCCGAGCGTGAGCCGGCTGGCCTGAGTTTCCTGGGACAAAGCGCCTTCGGGTTGGAGGAAACGGAGCGCCGGGCGATCCTGGAGGAAACCCTGGCGGTCCTGGACAATCCCGGATTTGCCGATTTCTTCGGCCCGAACAGCCGCGCCGAGGTGCCCATCACCGGCCTGCTCGAAAGCGCCGGTCACACCAGGGTTATCAGTGGCCAGATCGACCGCATGGCCGTTCTGACGGAAGAGATCCTGGTCCTGGACTACAAGACCAACCGGCCGCCGCCGCTTACCCCGGACCAGGTGCCAACGGCCTACCTGCGGCAGATGGCCGCCTATGCCCAAGTGCTGTCGGAAGTCTATCCCGACCGCAGGATACGCTGTGCGCTGCTCTGGACAGACGGCCCGAACCTGATGGAACTGCCGGCCGAATCGCTGTCGGGTCATGCGCCTTGA
- the addB gene encoding double-strand break repair protein AddB → MTAPTASVTTIPPEISFVDALADGLLKRFDEPLTLSRVTLLLPTRRAVRSLQEAFLRHSGGRALLLPRMMPLGDLDPEEILLAEEGDSADEGAFDLPPALPGLTRQLMLARLVQAWRWRKMGTTAASGTAPQDVGAIELAGELARFFDQVQTEGLDFSGLDGLVDQELAAHWEETLDFLRLVTEHWPQIEADEGCIGPAERRRRLHERRIALWKDRPPQDPVIAAGSTGSIPSTAELLKAITALPQGQVILPGLDEDCSDTVWSWIGQDPTHPQYGLAQLLENLGIERSEVAPWTGRDAPQAARQRRRLVAQALLPAETTQLWQAGHAADGTQPAAPDPATALADVKRLSCSSPGEEALAIALLLREALETPEKTAALVTPDRNLARRVAAELRRWDIDIDDSAGQPLALTPPGQFLRLTAALIEEDCAPLALLSALKHPLARGGQPPGHFRETLRRLERAVLRGPRPAPGFQGLQAALDESELEAGERTALAEWLDSLSAAYRPCQEARRGGGDLAGVLEAHLHFAEYLATGPAPEEDQQLWAGEAGEAAADFVAELRQAVERAPDFGPGDYPALLDSLLRGRVVRPRFGRHPRLSILGPLEARLLHRDLLILGSLNEGTWPAESEPGPWLSRPMRRTFGLPPLERRIGLSAHDFAQAFCAPEVVLSRSTRVEGSPTVPSRWLLRLEACLESLGRPQAIADISARLQHWVAEVDRPAEVHACDPPAPRPPLDARPDRLSVTRVETWLRDPYALYAREILRLKPLDPLDADPSLAERGTLIHRILERFVRRWPQDLPQDPVGELLAIGAEEFEHFRAWPGLYAFWMPRFRRIAQWVAEAEARRRAELGQGEILAEVSGSLDLPGGFRLTAKADRIERAPDGSLALLDYKTGGLPSKKAVHTGIAPQLPLEAAIAQAGGFQGVPAGPVEALVFWRLSGAEAAGAELEVGSPKDETLADVARSALEGLERLVAAFQNPETAYHARPRPSFALRYNDYSHLARLKEWASSSEGT, encoded by the coding sequence ATGACCGCACCCACGGCCAGCGTCACCACCATCCCGCCGGAAATCTCCTTCGTCGATGCCCTGGCCGACGGCCTGCTGAAGCGTTTTGACGAACCCCTGACCCTTTCGCGAGTCACACTGCTGCTGCCCACACGCCGCGCCGTGCGCAGCCTGCAGGAGGCTTTCCTGCGTCACTCCGGCGGCCGCGCCCTGCTGCTGCCGCGCATGATGCCGCTGGGAGACCTGGATCCCGAGGAAATCCTGTTGGCCGAAGAGGGAGACTCCGCGGACGAGGGCGCCTTCGACCTGCCACCGGCCCTGCCCGGACTGACGCGCCAGTTGATGCTGGCCCGCCTGGTCCAGGCCTGGCGGTGGCGGAAGATGGGCACGACCGCAGCCTCCGGAACCGCCCCACAGGACGTAGGCGCCATTGAACTGGCCGGTGAGCTGGCGCGCTTCTTCGATCAGGTCCAGACAGAGGGCCTGGACTTCTCTGGCCTGGATGGTCTGGTGGATCAGGAACTGGCCGCCCATTGGGAGGAAACCCTGGATTTCCTGCGGCTGGTCACCGAGCACTGGCCGCAGATCGAGGCAGACGAGGGCTGCATCGGGCCGGCCGAACGTCGTCGACGCCTGCATGAACGGCGCATCGCCCTCTGGAAGGATCGGCCGCCGCAGGACCCCGTGATTGCCGCCGGCTCCACCGGCTCGATCCCCTCCACGGCCGAGCTGCTGAAAGCCATAACCGCCCTGCCGCAGGGGCAGGTCATCCTGCCCGGTCTGGACGAGGATTGCAGTGACACGGTCTGGTCCTGGATCGGCCAGGATCCCACCCATCCGCAATATGGCCTGGCACAGCTTCTGGAGAATCTTGGGATCGAGCGCAGCGAAGTTGCCCCCTGGACCGGCCGGGATGCACCACAGGCGGCACGGCAACGCCGCCGGCTGGTGGCCCAGGCCCTGCTGCCCGCCGAAACGACCCAGCTGTGGCAGGCTGGCCATGCAGCTGACGGAACCCAGCCGGCGGCACCCGACCCCGCCACGGCCCTTGCCGATGTAAAGCGCCTGTCCTGCAGCAGTCCGGGGGAAGAGGCCCTGGCCATCGCGCTGCTGCTGCGCGAGGCCCTGGAAACACCGGAAAAGACCGCGGCCCTGGTCACCCCCGACCGAAACCTGGCACGGCGCGTGGCGGCCGAACTGCGGCGCTGGGACATCGACATCGACGATTCGGCCGGCCAGCCCCTGGCACTGACGCCCCCGGGACAGTTCCTGCGGCTGACGGCGGCGCTGATCGAGGAGGACTGCGCCCCGCTGGCGCTGCTGTCTGCCCTGAAGCATCCCCTGGCCCGGGGCGGGCAGCCCCCCGGTCATTTCCGTGAGACACTGCGCCGTCTGGAACGTGCGGTTCTGCGCGGTCCGCGACCCGCTCCCGGCTTCCAGGGGCTCCAGGCCGCCCTGGACGAAAGCGAGCTGGAAGCCGGCGAACGCACCGCCCTGGCAGAATGGCTGGACAGCCTGTCGGCTGCCTATCGCCCCTGCCAGGAGGCGCGGCGCGGGGGCGGCGACCTGGCTGGCGTCCTCGAAGCGCATCTGCATTTCGCCGAATACCTGGCCACCGGACCCGCACCGGAAGAGGACCAGCAGCTCTGGGCCGGCGAAGCGGGTGAGGCGGCGGCCGACTTCGTTGCCGAATTGCGCCAGGCGGTGGAGCGTGCGCCGGACTTCGGACCGGGCGATTATCCCGCCCTGCTGGACAGCCTGTTGCGCGGCCGGGTGGTACGGCCCCGATTCGGGCGACATCCGCGCCTGTCCATTCTGGGCCCGCTGGAAGCCCGTCTGCTGCACCGCGACCTGCTGATCCTCGGCAGCCTCAACGAGGGCACCTGGCCGGCGGAGAGCGAACCCGGACCCTGGCTCAGCCGCCCCATGCGCCGCACGTTCGGCCTGCCCCCTCTGGAGCGGCGCATTGGCCTGTCGGCCCACGACTTCGCGCAGGCCTTCTGTGCCCCCGAAGTGGTGCTGTCTCGCTCCACCCGTGTCGAGGGCTCGCCCACTGTTCCGTCGCGCTGGCTGTTGCGGCTCGAGGCCTGCCTGGAAAGCCTGGGCCGGCCCCAGGCCATTGCCGATATCTCTGCACGCCTGCAACACTGGGTGGCGGAGGTCGACCGGCCGGCGGAGGTGCACGCCTGTGACCCGCCTGCGCCCCGGCCGCCGCTTGATGCCCGTCCAGACCGCCTTTCGGTCACCCGGGTGGAAACCTGGCTGCGCGATCCCTATGCGCTTTACGCGCGCGAGATCCTGCGCCTGAAGCCCCTGGACCCGCTGGACGCCGATCCCTCGCTGGCCGAGCGCGGCACGCTGATCCACCGCATCCTTGAGCGCTTTGTCCGCAGGTGGCCGCAGGACCTGCCGCAGGATCCCGTGGGCGAACTGCTGGCGATCGGCGCGGAGGAATTCGAACACTTCCGGGCCTGGCCCGGACTCTACGCTTTCTGGATGCCACGCTTCCGCCGCATCGCCCAATGGGTGGCCGAAGCCGAGGCCAGACGCCGCGCCGAACTGGGACAGGGAGAGATTCTGGCAGAGGTCAGCGGCAGCCTTGATCTGCCGGGCGGATTCCGGCTGACCGCCAAGGCCGATCGCATCGAACGCGCACCGGACGGCAGCCTGGCACTGCTGGACTACAAGACCGGCGGCCTGCCATCGAAGAAGGCCGTCCATACAGGTATCGCGCCCCAGCTTCCCCTGGAGGCGGCCATAGCCCAGGCTGGCGGCTTCCAGGGCGTTCCCGCCGGGCCTGTGGAGGCCCTGGTCTTCTGGCGGCTGAGCGGCGCCGAGGCGGCCGGTGCGGAGCTGGAGGTCGGCTCCCCCAAGGACGAAACACTGGCGGACGTGGCTCGCTCCGCCCTGGAGGGGTTGGAGCGTCTGGTCGCGGCCTTTCAGAACCCCGAGACGGCCTATCATGCCCGGCCGCGCCCTTCCTTCGCGCTGCGCTACAATGACTACAGCCATCTTGCGCGCCTCAAGGAATGGGCCAGCAGCAGCGAGGGGACATGA
- a CDS encoding nucleotidyltransferase family protein — MNPRSPSRAMVLAAGYGKRMRPLSDERPKPLIEVHGRPMIDRVLDRLAAAGVKEAVVNLHYKGDMLRTHLAGRSRPEIFFSEETEILDTGGGIANALPQLGAEAFYVANSDVVWLDGLRPALERLASFWDDSRMDALLLLHSAALAFGYEGQGDFTLAPDGQVRRRNEREVAPFVFTGLQILHPRLFENAPEGAFSLNRLWDRAIENQRLYGLRHDGLWFHVGTPELLAETEQELSYELGKPRPEPVV; from the coding sequence ATGAATCCACGCTCCCCGTCCCGCGCCATGGTGCTGGCTGCCGGATACGGCAAACGCATGCGCCCCCTGAGCGACGAACGCCCGAAACCGCTGATCGAGGTTCACGGCCGTCCCATGATCGACCGTGTGCTGGACCGCCTGGCCGCTGCCGGAGTGAAGGAGGCCGTCGTCAACCTGCACTACAAGGGGGACATGCTGCGCACGCACCTGGCCGGCCGCAGCCGGCCGGAGATCTTCTTCTCCGAAGAGACCGAAATCCTGGACACCGGCGGCGGCATCGCCAACGCCCTGCCGCAGCTGGGCGCCGAGGCTTTCTATGTGGCCAACAGCGACGTGGTCTGGCTGGACGGCCTGCGGCCCGCCCTGGAGCGGCTGGCCAGTTTCTGGGACGACAGCCGGATGGATGCCCTGCTGCTGCTGCATTCTGCCGCGCTCGCCTTCGGCTACGAAGGGCAGGGGGACTTTACCCTGGCTCCGGATGGACAGGTCCGCCGGCGCAACGAACGTGAAGTCGCCCCCTTCGTCTTCACCGGCCTGCAGATCCTGCATCCGCGTCTTTTCGAGAACGCGCCCGAGGGCGCCTTCTCGCTCAACCGGCTCTGGGACCGTGCCATCGAGAACCAGCGCCTCTACGGCCTGCGCCACGACGGGCTCTGGTTCCACGTGGGTACGCCGGAATTGCTCGCGGAAACCGAGCAGGAACTCTCCTACGAACTCGGCAAGCCACGTCCCGAACCCGTCGTGTAG